A region of Pyxidicoccus parkwaysis DNA encodes the following proteins:
- a CDS encoding formate--tetrahydrofolate ligase: MTLRPIAEVGAELGLSSEHVLPWGTNRAKVSLDALETQGGKQGRLVLVSAINPTPPGEGKTTMSVALAMGLRKRGRRAVAALREPSLGPVFGVKGGGTGGGQASLEPAADINLHFTGDLHAITSANNLLAALVDNAVYYGQPVALDSTRVRWRRAMDMNDRFLRNVIVGLGGKAHGVPREAAFDITAASEVMAILALADGLKDLETRLGRIVVGHSPDGKPVRANDVDAAAAMVALLKDALMPNLVQTREGGPALVHAGPFGNIAHGCSSVLGTRMGLAYADEVVTEAGFGFDLGAEKFLDIKCRSAGVWPRGVMLVVTLRALKHHGGAAAAKVAEPDREALVRGFAHLEKHLESIAAFGLPAVMCVNRFPQDTEAELDELRAFGKARGVEMAVCEGFSRGGEGSLELADRVLEMLDRTDAAPPRPRFLYELKQSPEEKVRAIARTVYGADEVAFTAGALKDLQTVRELGGAELPVCMAKTHLSLSDDPTKVGRPRGFTLTVREVRLSAGAGFMVALTGDILTMPGLPREPAAKRITVHDDGRITGLMQGE, from the coding sequence ATGACGCTGAGACCCATCGCCGAAGTGGGCGCAGAGCTGGGCCTGTCCTCCGAGCACGTGCTCCCCTGGGGCACGAACCGCGCGAAGGTGTCGCTGGACGCGCTCGAGACGCAGGGCGGGAAGCAGGGCCGCCTCGTGCTCGTGTCCGCCATCAATCCCACGCCTCCGGGCGAGGGCAAGACGACGATGTCCGTGGCCCTGGCCATGGGCCTGCGCAAGCGTGGGCGCCGCGCGGTGGCCGCCCTGCGCGAGCCGTCCCTGGGCCCCGTCTTCGGCGTGAAGGGCGGAGGCACCGGCGGCGGGCAGGCCAGCCTGGAGCCCGCGGCCGACATCAACCTGCACTTCACCGGCGACCTGCACGCGATTACCAGCGCCAACAACCTGCTCGCCGCGCTGGTGGACAACGCCGTGTATTACGGCCAGCCGGTGGCCCTCGACTCCACCCGCGTGCGCTGGCGCCGCGCGATGGACATGAACGACCGGTTCCTGCGCAACGTCATCGTAGGCCTGGGTGGCAAGGCGCACGGCGTGCCTCGCGAGGCCGCGTTCGACATCACCGCCGCCAGCGAGGTCATGGCCATCCTCGCGCTGGCGGATGGACTCAAGGATTTGGAGACGCGGCTGGGTCGCATCGTCGTGGGTCACTCGCCGGACGGAAAGCCCGTGCGCGCGAATGACGTGGACGCGGCGGCGGCCATGGTGGCGCTGCTCAAGGACGCGCTCATGCCCAACCTCGTGCAGACGCGCGAGGGTGGACCGGCGCTGGTGCACGCGGGGCCCTTCGGCAACATCGCGCACGGGTGCAGCTCCGTGCTGGGCACGCGGATGGGACTGGCGTACGCGGACGAGGTGGTGACGGAGGCGGGCTTCGGCTTCGACCTCGGCGCGGAGAAGTTCCTCGACATCAAGTGCCGGAGCGCGGGCGTGTGGCCCCGGGGCGTGATGCTGGTGGTGACGCTGCGCGCGCTGAAGCACCACGGTGGCGCGGCCGCGGCAAAGGTGGCCGAGCCGGACCGCGAGGCGCTGGTGCGCGGCTTCGCTCACCTGGAGAAGCACCTGGAGTCGATAGCTGCGTTCGGCCTGCCGGCGGTCATGTGTGTGAATCGCTTCCCGCAGGACACGGAAGCGGAGCTGGATGAGCTCCGCGCGTTCGGCAAGGCGCGTGGGGTGGAGATGGCGGTGTGCGAGGGATTCTCGCGCGGCGGCGAGGGCTCGCTGGAGCTGGCGGACCGGGTGCTGGAGATGCTGGACCGCACGGACGCGGCGCCGCCCCGGCCGCGATTCCTCTACGAGCTGAAGCAGAGCCCCGAGGAGAAGGTGCGCGCGATTGCTCGCACGGTGTACGGCGCGGACGAGGTGGCCTTCACGGCGGGGGCGCTGAAGGACCTGCAGACGGTGCGCGAGCTGGGTGGCGCTGAGCTGCCGGTGTGCATGGCGAAGACGCACCTGTCGCTCTCGGATGACCCGACGAAGGTGGGGCGGCCTCGCGGCTTCACGCTCACCGTGCGCGAGGTGCGGCTGTCCGCGGGCGCGGGCTTCATGGTGGCGCTCACCGGAGACATCCTCACCATGCCCGGCCTGCCTCGCGAGCCGGCCGCGAAGCGCATCACCGTGCACGATGACGGCCGCATCACCGGGTTGATGCAGGGCGAATGA
- a CDS encoding methyl-accepting chemotaxis protein, which yields MRLKLKLMQKMMVVPAVAGVFLVAILVAFVTLGLLSGRVYERINSSHVPAIELSREVNLRYPGLHRAAVAEVARKSDSGMEPLRAEVKELQTKLDLAREVPGGKPERADTLKAALTSYWSDAEQALSLAVKGDAQAEAARAKWEASYQSLHGAFQQAAQEDAKNIDASYEELKGLQVTMQVLVIVLVVAGIVSTVLLALWLHREVTVPLDSLTTVATKIAKEGDLTQAIDVSGQDEVGELARGFKVMVDRLRSVPSTIASVVTDLSAAAGRLTQASQEQVNFLTNQSRSLTEASTTIAEIAQTSSMAASRAEMVLKVAAQADAFSSSGQQSIEQSAEGLQQIRQRVGALVGSIAHLSDQAVHAGEIISSVKDLADQSNVLALNAAIEAARAGEEGRGFAVVAREMRSLSGQSLQSTQRIGKILLEINQAIRSTVSIAEGDSEKMEEGIEQVLASANTLKEITTVVQESSQAARQIVASVTQQNAGIAQMTEVMTQLSSMMADVVTATMTAEEAVVSINTSLGQLKDLSTTFRV from the coding sequence GTGCGTCTGAAGCTGAAGTTGATGCAGAAGATGATGGTGGTTCCCGCCGTGGCTGGCGTGTTCCTCGTGGCGATTCTCGTGGCGTTCGTGACGCTGGGGCTGTTGTCGGGCCGTGTGTACGAGCGCATCAACTCCTCCCACGTGCCGGCCATCGAGCTGAGCCGTGAGGTGAACCTCCGCTACCCGGGGCTGCACCGCGCCGCCGTGGCCGAGGTGGCGCGCAAGTCGGACAGCGGCATGGAGCCGCTGCGCGCGGAGGTGAAGGAGCTGCAGACGAAGCTCGACCTCGCGCGCGAGGTGCCCGGCGGAAAGCCGGAGCGCGCCGACACGCTCAAGGCGGCGCTGACCTCGTACTGGTCCGACGCCGAGCAGGCCCTGTCGCTCGCGGTGAAGGGTGACGCGCAGGCGGAGGCCGCTCGCGCGAAGTGGGAGGCCTCGTACCAGTCGCTCCACGGCGCCTTCCAGCAGGCCGCGCAGGAGGACGCGAAGAACATCGACGCGTCCTACGAGGAGCTGAAGGGGCTGCAAGTCACCATGCAGGTGCTGGTCATCGTGCTGGTGGTGGCGGGCATCGTGTCGACGGTGCTGCTGGCGCTCTGGCTGCACCGCGAGGTGACGGTGCCGCTCGACTCGCTGACGACGGTGGCCACGAAGATTGCGAAGGAGGGAGACCTCACGCAGGCCATCGACGTGAGCGGCCAGGACGAGGTGGGCGAGCTGGCGCGCGGCTTCAAGGTGATGGTGGACCGGCTGCGCAGCGTGCCGAGCACCATTGCCTCGGTGGTGACGGACCTGTCCGCGGCGGCGGGCCGGCTGACGCAGGCGAGCCAGGAGCAGGTGAACTTCCTCACCAACCAGTCCCGCAGCCTCACCGAGGCGAGCACCACGATTGCGGAAATCGCGCAGACGTCCAGCATGGCGGCCAGCCGTGCGGAGATGGTGCTGAAGGTGGCGGCTCAGGCGGACGCGTTCAGCTCCTCGGGCCAGCAGTCCATTGAGCAGAGCGCCGAGGGCCTCCAGCAGATTCGCCAGCGCGTGGGCGCGCTGGTGGGCAGTATCGCGCACCTGAGCGACCAGGCCGTGCACGCGGGCGAAATCATCAGCAGCGTGAAGGACCTGGCGGACCAGTCCAACGTGCTGGCGCTGAACGCGGCGATTGAGGCGGCGCGGGCCGGTGAAGAGGGCCGGGGCTTCGCGGTGGTGGCGCGGGAGATGCGTTCGCTCAGCGGTCAGTCGCTGCAGAGCACGCAGCGCATCGGGAAGATTCTCCTCGAAATCAACCAGGCCATCCGCTCGACGGTGTCGATTGCCGAGGGGGACAGCGAGAAGATGGAGGAGGGCATCGAGCAGGTGCTCGCCTCGGCGAACACGCTGAAGGAAATCACCACGGTGGTGCAGGAGAGCAGCCAGGCCGCGCGGCAGATTGTGGCCTCCGTCACCCAGCAGAACGCGGGCATCGCGCAGATGACCGAGGTGATGACGCAGCTCTCGTCGATGATGGCCGACGTGGTGACGGCGACGATGACGGCCGAGGAGGCCGTGGTCTCCATCAACACGTCGCTGGGTCAGCTCAAGGACCTGTCCACCACGTTCCGCGTCTGA
- a CDS encoding FG-GAP-like repeat-containing protein, with protein sequence MSKLPRSLRWLVSGLVGLTLLTACGSQDEPPGDTGASTALYLDPSAGSAQQAVSQCEEGKVPCYCGPGCSPEFTCLPVSHEQEGVCTAFCTDACRGGPDGGTTPSKTPVCPDAKEGFPFPADLPAPSPAKVGALPASFEVSSSGDAEYSIPLVVPPGRAGMQPNLAVSFNSSRGLGLFGKGFELVGLGSVERCGSTLAQDGVVRGVAFDTSDHFCLDGLRLAPVGPPGVDPNSSDTVVEYRTVPDSFRKVVAHYLLGADMAAGPTSFVVHLPSGIISTYGMRTVLAGRGTTPVRGSWLLSEVADRRGNTVRYTYDTAADVYGNTIEVWPYSIAYTGHKTLSADKMVLFDYQPLTRSVGTLTAPMLQQSGFRGGNRFRRSKLITGIRMLLANNPYYREYRFTYHASNSTGWPLLDTMEECASGVCKPATRLTWDDHGFQWQDHGYPQFVESSGIPQMPISEACSLLPEVVDGPASAPDVPRWTSKTLSQWTLADVNGDGFADLVSSTGAGCDSSANATVNVWRVSLNRGNGSFTPWKEWARMPFPYDPSGGEVPATDFYYQLTPVDVNQDGNMDLMVYRQNGVFAPSHNYRYLRSVPPTQWDAQGNPIDGSFTLVDTGIPQPTFDASFKENHIPYDFHHVVRFGDVNGDAVADLIECTDPLPFNSSTTEDTSTWRVYLWSPTAAGGAPGYSSSLVSTPPWTFSCAAARALVHVVDIDGDGKQEVLARWDDSPPPNTTVYHSSPGAFGAWSFNPGTGWTVRATNLPIPIAQYLSPVWMDVNGDGYVDYVYPWGMEMYFHDPQQTSDPALMGMPAYPGVGATWDPTQWANNDARPDVPWVNLNLGNGSFSGASEAIGTSAAFVNKYNDPTHHPWTITGFSSTVQIDHNGDGIMDLMIPAPGAVSTGNLECQGCVDVACLYCTIGINVASIARPPSQYQLSPGAPNVTLSQFWAIYSGVAGGRSGSPALPDLDEVLTTNLNRPDPTWDPVFYPGPHQYNNAFFTPQVGDINGDGRDDFVMPRQDFTFSDRTNYGKMSWWRNDVGRDRLVAITDGANVHDPASPNFKPSIRIEYGTLTDKSIMGKAAAPTAEQVDQQLYLSRSDASNGCVYPRRCVVGPRSVVSGYTVADGSGGTRSYQLRYRDGRYDLHGRGWLGFGELITTETATGVGTAKLFDNVTLGASKTYPFAGRVKEVISWAPNGPSHPKPKQVMLSYRLDTPNEVVHLPGVSHHVMTLRSRTISAEGSFASPNWPGGYHRFARLEDPFAGASSLAILSDSTWTAQSWDALWGTVTSSVRSTQGVDEVDVTTTHYNNDAPSWVIHRPNFTQTCSTSLGLTHCPKRSIGYTPFGEVEDITTGDASGDSQLVLTTRLERDEFGNVTGESSEDLFGNKRAVCVSYDESATYPYATSNLLGHVVRTRFNPSLGNLMAVVDQNQLVTQWQYDVFGRQITERRPDGTTTSTTYGRVQTPTTNLWNSTITTQLAGGDWRMVRLDGAGRPVLMSTTGAQVSSCNGSNCTTTPRYSIDLEYDTLGRQLRKSLPYLDGDPAWMKKYVQYTYDGSGRMLTAQAPWNTVTFEYAGLTEARTDSNGPVPQAKTQVVYDALGRVDKVVPPINGAEASYTYGPFGAVWRVDHAGDITTTARDPLQRIREVVDPNRGATRLEYNGFGEQTRAEDALNRVFKTTYDVLGRRQARKDPDGMTEWLYDTAPLGVGKVARGALAAVISPDGTRSGYAYDKFGRIAEMSQDIGGNVLSAKFAYDSYGRLSALTYPQVPNITPLTIVNTYDAFGHLVSVRDQASSLALWTLESTNGWGAPTVEAFQGKVERHIGYDPNTRRISRLQTGYSSGQFFQDLSYTWDGHFNMRTRADTVSAGTLQVEHFTYDALDRLGCSWIDDVPPKQEGKDGPPDCSSAWVTYLPNGNIQAKWDVGKYTYDSNHANAVIDAGGLGFKYDAVGNQTLRPDASITYTAFDLPASYTSKSSAQVTKFAYDGHQHRIYQTDGKSETTYFGDLYEHRRDPNADKHIFYVTTGTSRVAITREAQTDDEVVYLHPDVLGSTDVVATNAGVVKERRSYDAWGLQRDPVWKNGASGPYSSLHTLGFTSHEGEIALGLVNMKGRIYDPRVGRFLQTDPLVSNPFDPQRWNAYSYVLNNPLKYTDPSGFDNEPSDTVVDTGQVSGTLTSEFDGREENFANNETIVSTTIVTFTRDSDGAAARVAAEPVPASAPAAEDSLAGDNSFDVHSPWSWGNLIFPVVKFNNPGNGSTPGSQFRRWWNGLDEPTRPSSGATLDVAGAARPMSASEVSQHIKWLQDPTIPCRTPGDCLLNMAKAGAQMAPGMAQMPNVITTPIRFPSPGGGSPGRSVTPAPSGGAWAAVTNQAGGRVWGAAAETNGRQVMARVNQLYSAGVRDITVITGVHGTPSGEFVVDQGAFKFYPEDIANLAHLPGVRIVDVVSMTPAQIANTLQSSQGTIVLGMCYGAAVLPIP encoded by the coding sequence ATGAGCAAGCTCCCCCGTTCCCTGCGCTGGTTGGTCAGCGGACTCGTTGGTCTCACACTGTTGACGGCCTGCGGCTCGCAGGATGAGCCGCCCGGAGACACCGGCGCGTCCACCGCCCTGTATCTCGACCCGTCGGCCGGCTCGGCGCAACAGGCCGTGAGCCAGTGCGAGGAAGGGAAGGTGCCATGCTACTGCGGCCCGGGCTGCTCTCCCGAGTTCACCTGCCTGCCCGTCAGCCACGAGCAGGAGGGCGTGTGCACGGCGTTCTGCACCGACGCGTGCAGAGGAGGTCCCGACGGCGGCACCACTCCCTCGAAGACGCCGGTCTGCCCCGACGCGAAGGAGGGCTTCCCCTTCCCGGCGGACCTTCCCGCGCCGTCGCCCGCCAAGGTCGGAGCGCTGCCCGCCTCCTTCGAGGTCTCTTCCTCGGGCGACGCTGAGTACAGCATCCCCCTCGTGGTGCCGCCGGGCCGCGCCGGCATGCAGCCCAACCTGGCCGTCTCCTTCAACAGCAGCCGGGGGCTCGGCCTGTTCGGCAAGGGCTTCGAGTTGGTCGGGCTCGGCAGTGTCGAGCGCTGCGGCAGCACCCTGGCGCAGGACGGCGTCGTGCGCGGCGTCGCCTTCGATACGTCCGACCACTTCTGCCTCGATGGCCTGCGGCTCGCGCCGGTGGGACCGCCCGGCGTCGACCCCAATAGCTCCGACACGGTCGTCGAGTACCGCACCGTGCCCGACTCCTTCCGCAAGGTCGTCGCGCACTACCTCCTGGGCGCCGACATGGCGGCCGGCCCCACCTCCTTCGTCGTCCATCTGCCCTCGGGAATCATCTCCACCTACGGGATGCGCACCGTGCTCGCCGGACGCGGCACGACCCCTGTCCGCGGCTCGTGGCTCCTGTCGGAGGTCGCTGACCGTCGCGGCAACACCGTCCGCTACACCTACGACACCGCCGCCGACGTCTACGGCAACACCATCGAGGTCTGGCCGTACAGCATCGCCTACACCGGTCACAAGACGCTCAGCGCGGACAAGATGGTGCTGTTCGACTACCAGCCGCTCACGCGCAGCGTCGGCACCCTGACGGCCCCCATGCTGCAGCAGAGCGGCTTTCGCGGCGGCAACCGGTTCCGGCGCAGCAAGTTGATTACCGGCATCCGCATGCTGCTCGCCAACAACCCCTACTACCGCGAGTACCGGTTCACCTATCACGCGAGCAACTCGACGGGCTGGCCGCTGCTCGACACCATGGAGGAGTGCGCCAGCGGCGTGTGCAAGCCGGCCACGCGACTGACGTGGGACGACCACGGCTTCCAGTGGCAGGACCACGGGTATCCGCAGTTCGTCGAGAGCTCCGGCATCCCTCAAATGCCCATCAGCGAGGCGTGCAGCCTGTTGCCCGAGGTGGTGGATGGCCCGGCGAGCGCGCCCGACGTGCCGCGCTGGACCTCCAAGACGCTCTCGCAATGGACGCTCGCCGACGTCAACGGCGACGGCTTCGCCGACCTCGTCTCGTCGACGGGCGCGGGGTGTGACAGCTCGGCCAACGCGACGGTGAACGTGTGGCGCGTGTCGCTCAACCGCGGCAACGGCTCGTTCACTCCGTGGAAGGAGTGGGCCCGGATGCCGTTCCCCTATGACCCTTCGGGCGGCGAGGTCCCCGCGACGGATTTCTACTACCAGCTCACGCCCGTCGACGTGAATCAGGACGGGAACATGGACCTGATGGTCTATCGCCAGAACGGCGTCTTCGCGCCCAGCCACAACTACCGCTACCTGCGAAGCGTGCCGCCCACGCAGTGGGACGCGCAGGGCAACCCCATCGACGGCTCCTTCACCCTCGTCGACACCGGCATCCCCCAGCCCACGTTCGACGCGTCGTTCAAGGAGAACCACATCCCGTACGACTTCCACCACGTGGTGCGCTTCGGCGACGTGAATGGCGACGCGGTGGCGGACCTCATCGAGTGCACCGACCCGCTTCCCTTCAACAGCTCCACCACCGAGGACACCTCGACCTGGCGCGTGTACCTGTGGTCGCCCACCGCCGCGGGCGGAGCGCCGGGGTACTCGTCGAGCCTGGTCTCCACGCCGCCGTGGACGTTCAGTTGCGCCGCGGCACGTGCGCTGGTGCACGTGGTCGACATCGATGGTGACGGCAAGCAGGAGGTGCTCGCGCGGTGGGACGACTCGCCTCCGCCCAACACCACCGTGTACCACAGCAGTCCGGGCGCCTTCGGTGCCTGGAGCTTCAATCCGGGCACCGGGTGGACGGTGCGCGCCACCAACCTGCCCATCCCCATCGCGCAGTACCTGTCGCCGGTGTGGATGGACGTCAACGGCGACGGCTACGTGGACTATGTCTATCCGTGGGGGATGGAGATGTACTTCCACGACCCCCAGCAGACTTCGGACCCGGCGCTCATGGGCATGCCGGCCTATCCGGGAGTGGGAGCGACGTGGGACCCCACGCAGTGGGCGAACAACGACGCGCGCCCCGACGTGCCGTGGGTGAACCTGAACCTCGGCAACGGCTCATTCAGCGGCGCGTCCGAGGCCATCGGGACGTCGGCGGCGTTCGTCAACAAGTACAACGACCCCACGCACCACCCGTGGACCATCACGGGCTTCTCGTCCACCGTCCAGATTGACCACAACGGCGACGGAATCATGGACCTGATGATTCCCGCGCCCGGCGCCGTCTCCACCGGCAACCTCGAATGCCAGGGCTGTGTCGACGTGGCGTGCCTGTACTGCACCATCGGCATCAACGTCGCATCCATCGCCCGCCCGCCGTCGCAGTACCAGCTCTCGCCGGGCGCGCCCAACGTCACCCTGTCGCAGTTCTGGGCCATCTACTCGGGCGTCGCGGGCGGGCGCTCCGGCAGCCCCGCGCTCCCTGACCTCGATGAGGTGCTCACCACCAACCTGAACCGGCCGGACCCCACCTGGGACCCGGTCTTCTATCCAGGGCCGCACCAGTACAACAACGCGTTCTTCACCCCGCAGGTCGGTGACATCAACGGCGACGGGCGGGACGACTTCGTGATGCCGCGGCAGGACTTCACGTTCAGCGACCGCACCAACTACGGGAAGATGAGCTGGTGGCGCAACGACGTGGGGCGCGACCGCCTGGTGGCCATCACCGACGGCGCCAACGTGCACGACCCGGCCTCGCCGAACTTCAAGCCGAGCATCCGCATCGAGTACGGGACGCTCACCGACAAGAGCATCATGGGCAAGGCCGCCGCGCCCACGGCGGAGCAGGTGGACCAGCAGCTCTACCTGTCCCGCTCCGACGCGAGCAACGGGTGCGTCTACCCGCGCCGCTGCGTGGTCGGCCCGCGCTCGGTGGTGAGCGGCTACACGGTTGCAGATGGTTCGGGCGGCACGCGCAGCTACCAGCTCCGCTACCGCGACGGCCGCTACGATTTGCACGGGCGCGGCTGGCTCGGTTTCGGTGAGCTCATCACCACCGAGACGGCGACCGGCGTCGGCACCGCGAAGCTCTTCGACAACGTCACCCTCGGCGCCTCCAAGACGTACCCGTTCGCCGGCCGCGTCAAGGAGGTCATCTCGTGGGCGCCCAACGGGCCGTCACACCCCAAGCCCAAGCAGGTGATGCTCTCGTACCGCCTCGACACCCCGAACGAGGTCGTCCACCTGCCCGGCGTGAGCCATCACGTGATGACGCTGCGCTCGCGGACGATTTCCGCCGAGGGCTCCTTCGCCAGTCCGAACTGGCCGGGCGGTTATCACCGCTTCGCGCGACTGGAGGACCCGTTCGCCGGCGCCTCCTCGCTGGCGATTCTCTCGGACTCCACCTGGACCGCCCAGAGCTGGGATGCCCTCTGGGGCACCGTCACCTCGTCGGTTCGCTCCACCCAGGGCGTGGATGAGGTGGACGTCACCACCACGCACTACAACAACGATGCTCCGAGCTGGGTCATCCATCGGCCGAACTTCACCCAGACGTGCAGCACCTCGCTCGGCCTCACGCACTGCCCCAAGCGCAGCATCGGCTACACGCCCTTCGGCGAGGTCGAGGACATCACCACCGGCGATGCCAGCGGGGACTCGCAGCTCGTCCTCACGACACGCCTGGAGCGCGACGAGTTCGGCAACGTGACGGGGGAGAGCTCGGAGGACCTGTTCGGCAACAAGCGCGCGGTCTGCGTCAGCTACGACGAGAGCGCCACCTACCCGTACGCCACCAGCAACCTGCTCGGGCACGTGGTGCGCACGCGCTTCAATCCCTCGCTCGGCAACCTCATGGCGGTGGTGGACCAGAACCAGCTCGTGACGCAGTGGCAGTATGACGTCTTCGGGCGGCAAATCACCGAGCGGCGACCCGACGGCACCACCACGAGCACCACCTACGGCCGCGTCCAGACGCCCACGACGAACCTGTGGAACAGCACCATCACCACGCAGCTCGCGGGCGGTGACTGGCGCATGGTGCGGCTCGATGGCGCCGGCCGCCCCGTGCTGATGTCCACCACGGGCGCGCAGGTCTCCTCGTGCAACGGCTCGAACTGCACCACCACGCCCCGGTACTCCATCGACCTCGAGTACGACACGCTGGGCCGTCAGCTCCGGAAGTCGCTGCCGTACCTCGACGGTGACCCGGCTTGGATGAAGAAGTACGTGCAGTACACCTACGACGGCTCCGGGCGCATGCTCACCGCGCAGGCGCCTTGGAACACGGTGACGTTCGAGTACGCCGGGCTCACGGAGGCGCGCACGGACTCCAACGGCCCCGTGCCGCAGGCGAAGACGCAGGTCGTGTACGACGCGCTCGGCCGCGTCGACAAGGTGGTGCCGCCCATCAACGGCGCGGAGGCGAGCTACACCTACGGGCCCTTCGGCGCGGTGTGGAGGGTGGACCACGCGGGCGACATCACCACCACGGCGCGTGACCCGCTGCAGCGCATCCGCGAGGTGGTGGACCCCAACCGCGGCGCCACCCGGCTCGAATACAACGGCTTCGGCGAGCAGACCCGCGCGGAGGACGCGCTCAACCGCGTCTTCAAGACCACGTACGACGTCCTCGGGCGGCGGCAGGCGCGCAAGGACCCTGACGGCATGACCGAGTGGCTCTATGACACGGCGCCGCTCGGTGTCGGCAAGGTGGCGCGCGGCGCGCTCGCCGCGGTGATTTCCCCTGACGGCACGAGGTCCGGCTATGCGTACGACAAGTTCGGCCGCATTGCCGAGATGTCCCAGGACATTGGCGGCAACGTGCTGTCAGCGAAGTTCGCCTACGACAGCTACGGACGCCTCAGCGCGCTGACCTACCCGCAGGTGCCCAACATCACGCCGCTCACCATCGTGAACACCTACGATGCCTTCGGCCACCTCGTCTCCGTGCGCGACCAGGCCAGCAGCCTGGCGCTGTGGACGCTCGAGTCGACCAACGGCTGGGGGGCGCCCACCGTCGAGGCATTCCAGGGCAAGGTGGAGCGCCACATCGGCTACGACCCCAACACGCGGCGCATCTCGCGCCTCCAGACTGGCTACAGCAGCGGCCAGTTCTTCCAGGACCTGAGCTACACGTGGGACGGCCACTTCAACATGAGGACGCGCGCCGACACCGTCTCCGCCGGCACGCTGCAGGTGGAGCACTTCACGTACGACGCGCTAGACCGCCTCGGCTGCAGCTGGATTGACGACGTGCCGCCCAAGCAGGAGGGCAAGGACGGCCCCCCTGATTGCAGCAGCGCCTGGGTGACCTATCTGCCCAACGGCAACATCCAGGCGAAGTGGGACGTGGGCAAGTACACCTACGACTCCAACCACGCCAACGCCGTCATCGACGCCGGCGGGCTCGGGTTCAAGTACGACGCCGTCGGCAATCAGACGCTGCGCCCCGACGCGAGCATCACCTACACCGCGTTCGACCTCCCCGCGAGCTACACGTCCAAGTCGAGCGCGCAGGTGACGAAGTTCGCCTACGACGGCCACCAGCACCGCATCTACCAGACCGACGGCAAGAGCGAGACGACGTACTTCGGCGACCTGTACGAGCACCGGCGCGACCCCAACGCCGACAAGCACATCTTCTACGTCACCACCGGCACTTCGCGAGTCGCCATCACTCGCGAGGCGCAGACGGACGACGAGGTGGTGTACCTGCACCCCGATGTCCTCGGCTCCACCGACGTGGTGGCGACCAATGCCGGCGTCGTCAAGGAGCGCCGCAGCTACGACGCCTGGGGCCTGCAGCGAGACCCCGTGTGGAAGAACGGCGCGAGCGGGCCCTATAGCTCCCTCCACACCCTGGGCTTCACCAGCCACGAGGGGGAGATAGCGCTCGGCCTCGTCAACATGAAGGGCCGCATCTACGACCCGCGCGTCGGGCGCTTCCTGCAGACGGACCCGCTCGTCAGCAACCCCTTCGACCCGCAGCGCTGGAATGCCTATTCGTACGTCCTCAACAACCCGCTCAAGTACACGGACCCATCGGGCTTCGATAACGAACCCTCCGACACCGTGGTCGACACCGGCCAGGTCTCGGGCACGCTCACGAGCGAGTTCGACGGGCGCGAGGAGAACTTCGCCAACAACGAGACCATCGTCTCCACCACGATTGTGACCTTCACCCGCGACTCCGACGGCGCGGCCGCCCGGGTGGCCGCCGAGCCCGTGCCCGCCTCGGCGCCTGCGGCGGAGGATTCACTCGCGGGCGACAACTCCTTCGACGTCCACTCTCCCTGGTCGTGGGGCAACCTCATCTTCCCCGTGGTCAAGTTCAACAACCCGGGCAACGGCTCAACGCCCGGCTCGCAGTTCCGCAGGTGGTGGAACGGCCTCGACGAGCCCACGCGTCCGTCGAGCGGCGCGACCCTCGACGTGGCCGGTGCCGCCCGTCCCATGAGCGCGTCCGAGGTGAGCCAGCACATCAAGTGGCTGCAGGACCCCACGATTCCCTGCCGCACGCCCGGCGACTGCCTGCTGAACATGGCCAAGGCCGGCGCGCAGATGGCGCCGGGCATGGCGCAGATGCCCAACGTCATCACGACGCCAATCCGATTTCCGTCTCCGGGCGGTGGGTCTCCCGGCCGGAGCGTGACGCCCGCGCCCTCCGGTGGAGCCTGGGCCGCCGTCACCAATCAAGCCGGCGGAAGAGTCTGGGGCGCGGCAGCGGAGACCAACGGGCGTCAAGTCATGGCTCGCGTCAACCAGCTGTACTCGGCAGGGGTCAGGGACATCACCGTGATTACCGGCGTCCACGGCACGCCGAGCGGCGAGTTCGTCGTGGACCAGGGGGCGTTCAAGTTCTATCCCGAGGACATCGCCAACCTGGCCCACCTCCCCGGCGTCCGCATCGTCGACGTGGTGAGCATGACGCCCGCGCAGATTGCGAACACGCTCCAGTCGAGCCAGGGCACCATCGTGCTTGGCATGTGCTACGGAGCGGCGGTGCTCCCAATCCCATAG